A window of Fodinibius salinus contains these coding sequences:
- the recC gene encoding exodeoxyribonuclease V subunit gamma, whose protein sequence is MLNVYHSTKLEDLADQLLEELDDNARENLLEPEIFVVQNHGIGQWLSLHMARRQGISANLKFEFPSERIWSLIRLMDDDIPQTLPSDRGPMTWTLMTLFQDDTFLDEFDNLRHYIRDENPQQQVLRSWKLSEKIADVFDQYLIYRPEMIGQWEKEELKTDWPAERWQMQLWNRLFDHWKKSHDEDKIHRARLQQKLLDQIRSRELDTDPLPERISVFGVSSLPQVSVRILTELSDLIPVDFYQLNIDPGVKDCDNFRNPLLQSLGKQGTTFMSLFPARAEIEYRSVENTDHTDNSSVFNEVQSDLVRDKRPSDSEPDGPPMDTSIRVHSCHSPMREVEVLYDQLLAVLDENPGLNPDDILIMTPDIETYAPMIEAVFEAPDEGQPGIPYSIADRGIQGDRPATQSLLKILELCGSRFKITDVFDLLDAVPVREVFGFSDDDLNRLEKWVEDNRIRWGIDGNFKQQMNLPESDHFTWKSGLQRMLLGYTMNSDEEHLFDDIFPYEEIETSDDAALAGRFSRFMQALFQINDLVGKEKSISRWKEELTKIPDRFLPDNRDYYWEISKIREALNTLTEQADLAAFDGRVPFQVVRLWLQEQLQEQTTGGGRLGRGVTFSSLKPMRSIPFEMIGIIGMNEDAFPRSNIPIEFDLMHLDPQPGDPVQAEEDRYLFLENLISARSILYFSYVGQSNRQDADFPPSVILAEFLDYLEDSYGLSSGDMVTEHRLQAFSPRYFMDGQLFSYSQSQQKIGQRLVGNRGESKSFIDGELPEPDDDWKKLSIGNLISFFQHPAKFLLRNRLGIYLDEEEVLTEDRELFALERLDKYRVEQALLEQFLKEQPLESYEKVMQSRDWLPEGWSGKQVYQQKASEAREFGNAIQQQLNRQQLPDCEVDIQVNGFRITGVLGDVFPQLKLQYRFGKARPKDKVDFWIRHLLFQRVKPDGHSGKSLMLNWEDTALQQQTLAPVEDPNAILSDLLDWFWQGMQCPLDFYCKSSYAYAESILQDEKDEEAAVSRAQKKWESGYNYTGEKEDPSNKLVTDGREPLEDSDFRAISCGFWEPYFEALKRGES, encoded by the coding sequence ATGCTTAACGTTTATCACAGCACAAAATTAGAAGATCTAGCAGATCAATTGCTTGAAGAGCTGGATGATAATGCCCGGGAAAATCTGCTGGAGCCGGAAATTTTTGTGGTGCAGAACCACGGCATCGGGCAGTGGCTGTCGCTGCATATGGCCCGCCGGCAGGGGATATCTGCCAACCTAAAGTTTGAGTTTCCCTCTGAGCGCATCTGGAGCCTTATTCGTCTTATGGACGATGATATTCCCCAGACTTTGCCATCCGATCGGGGACCCATGACGTGGACACTAATGACACTTTTCCAGGATGATACTTTCCTGGATGAGTTCGATAACCTGCGGCATTATATACGGGATGAGAACCCACAACAACAGGTGTTGCGCAGCTGGAAGCTCAGCGAAAAAATTGCGGATGTTTTTGACCAGTACCTCATTTATCGTCCCGAAATGATTGGCCAATGGGAAAAAGAGGAGCTGAAAACTGACTGGCCGGCTGAACGGTGGCAGATGCAGCTGTGGAACCGGCTCTTCGATCACTGGAAAAAATCGCATGACGAAGATAAAATCCACCGGGCTCGATTGCAGCAAAAATTATTGGATCAGATTAGGAGCCGGGAATTGGATACAGACCCCCTTCCTGAACGCATTTCGGTATTTGGGGTATCTTCATTGCCGCAGGTATCTGTTCGCATTCTTACCGAGCTCTCGGATCTTATTCCGGTTGATTTTTATCAGTTGAATATAGATCCCGGTGTCAAAGACTGCGATAATTTTCGGAATCCATTGCTGCAGTCGCTGGGCAAACAGGGCACCACCTTTATGTCGCTGTTTCCTGCCCGGGCGGAGATTGAGTACCGGTCGGTCGAAAATACGGATCATACTGATAATTCTTCGGTCTTTAATGAGGTTCAGTCGGATCTAGTACGAGATAAACGGCCTTCGGATTCGGAGCCGGATGGGCCGCCCATGGATACGTCTATCCGGGTGCATTCCTGCCACAGTCCCATGCGCGAAGTGGAAGTGCTCTACGATCAGCTGCTGGCCGTGCTGGATGAAAATCCCGGGCTCAATCCGGATGATATTCTTATTATGACGCCGGATATAGAGACCTATGCACCAATGATTGAGGCGGTATTTGAGGCACCGGATGAGGGACAGCCGGGAATTCCGTATAGCATTGCCGATCGCGGCATTCAGGGTGATCGTCCGGCGACCCAGTCATTGTTGAAGATTCTTGAGTTGTGCGGTAGCCGATTCAAGATTACGGATGTGTTTGACCTGTTGGATGCTGTTCCTGTTCGTGAGGTGTTTGGTTTTAGTGATGATGATTTGAATCGACTGGAGAAATGGGTTGAGGATAACAGAATTCGCTGGGGCATCGACGGGAACTTTAAGCAACAGATGAATTTGCCGGAAAGTGATCATTTTACCTGGAAATCGGGACTCCAGCGCATGTTGCTGGGCTATACTATGAATTCTGATGAGGAGCATTTATTTGACGATATTTTTCCATACGAGGAGATTGAAACTTCTGATGATGCGGCCCTGGCCGGACGCTTTTCGCGATTTATGCAGGCTTTATTTCAGATTAATGATTTGGTTGGAAAGGAGAAATCAATATCTCGGTGGAAGGAAGAATTGACGAAAATACCGGACCGGTTTCTCCCCGATAACCGGGATTATTATTGGGAAATTTCGAAGATTCGGGAGGCCTTGAATACGTTAACTGAGCAAGCTGACTTAGCGGCATTTGACGGCCGTGTTCCCTTTCAGGTTGTCCGGCTGTGGCTGCAGGAACAGCTCCAGGAGCAGACGACAGGCGGTGGCCGTCTGGGGCGCGGGGTGACCTTTAGTTCGCTTAAGCCGATGCGGAGTATCCCTTTTGAGATGATTGGTATAATTGGGATGAATGAAGATGCTTTTCCTCGATCCAACATCCCCATTGAGTTTGATCTTATGCATTTGGATCCGCAGCCCGGAGATCCGGTGCAGGCCGAAGAAGATCGATACCTGTTCCTGGAGAACCTGATTTCTGCCCGCAGCATCCTGTATTTTAGTTATGTAGGGCAGAGCAATCGCCAGGATGCCGATTTTCCGCCTTCGGTCATTCTTGCTGAATTCCTGGACTACCTGGAAGACTCCTACGGATTGTCATCCGGCGACATGGTCACTGAGCATCGCCTGCAGGCCTTTAGTCCGAGGTATTTTATGGATGGTCAGCTGTTTTCTTATTCACAATCACAGCAAAAAATTGGTCAGCGGTTAGTGGGGAATCGTGGAGAATCTAAGTCGTTTATAGATGGTGAGCTGCCGGAACCGGACGATGATTGGAAAAAGCTGTCGATAGGTAATTTGATTTCTTTCTTTCAGCATCCGGCTAAATTTTTGCTGCGAAACCGGTTGGGGATTTATCTAGATGAGGAGGAGGTACTCACCGAAGATCGGGAACTGTTTGCTCTGGAACGGCTTGATAAGTATCGCGTAGAGCAGGCATTGCTGGAGCAGTTTTTGAAAGAGCAGCCGCTGGAAAGCTATGAGAAGGTCATGCAGTCTCGGGATTGGCTCCCCGAGGGATGGAGCGGCAAGCAAGTGTATCAGCAGAAAGCTTCGGAGGCTCGAGAGTTTGGAAACGCTATTCAGCAGCAATTGAACCGGCAGCAGCTGCCGGATTGCGAGGTTGATATTCAGGTCAACGGATTTCGAATAACAGGAGTACTCGGGGATGTTTTTCCCCAACTAAAATTACAGTACCGTTTTGGTAAGGCGCGCCCCAAAGATAAGGTCGATTTCTGGATTCGGCACTTGTTGTTTCAGCGGGTTAAACCGGACGGGCATTCGGGAAAGAGCCTGATGTTGAACTGGGAGGACACTGCTCTGCAGCAACAAACTCTGGCGCCAGTTGAAGATCCCAACGCCATACTGTCTGATTTGCTGGATTGGTTTTGGCAGGGGATGCAGTGTCCGCTTGATTTCTACTGTAAATCCTCTTATGCCTACGCTGAATCGATATTGCAGGATGAAAAAGACGAGGAAGCGGCCGTCAGTCGGGCGCAAAAGAAGTGGGAGAGCGGGTATAATTATACGGGGGAAAAAGAGGATCCCAGTAATAAGTTGGTTACCGATGGCCGGGAGCCGCTTGAAGACTCTGACTTTAGAGCAATAAGCTGTGGATTTTGGGAACCGTATTTTGAGGCACTAAAGCGAGGGGAGTCCTGA
- a CDS encoding ester cyclase, which produces MKIWNAGEENLLNEFAADDLIVNYTHFENTYTSISEYKSMLQQTHEFFPDLEITLEEIIPSENGHGATIHWEYNGTHKNGNLFGVDSSGKKVTVQGMTLLKFQNGKVVEEKGIVDNLSLMMQLGAIG; this is translated from the coding sequence ATGAAAATTTGGAATGCTGGAGAGGAAAATTTGCTCAATGAATTTGCTGCTGATGATTTAATAGTTAACTACACACATTTTGAAAATACATATACCAGCATTTCTGAATACAAATCAATGCTACAACAAACCCATGAATTTTTTCCCGATTTAGAAATTACATTAGAAGAAATAATTCCAAGTGAAAATGGACATGGTGCCACAATACATTGGGAATACAATGGAACTCATAAAAATGGCAACTTATTTGGCGTTGACTCATCAGGAAAGAAAGTAACTGTACAGGGAATGACGTTGCTTAAATTTCAAAATGGAAAGGTTGTAGAAGAAAAAGGAATAGTAGATAATTTAAGCTTGATGATGCAATTAGGAGCAATAGGTTAA
- a CDS encoding peptidoglycan DD-metalloendopeptidase family protein, translated as MSNLSLLTTQLILPLLFILWLWGRRHSSRTHWVLQVLATTSVVSFSLVVGAQAWTSIYIGSLWLILLIVAFLKSFFRLSENWKAFKLGEGWEEKIFTVTNILICIIFLPLNIYAFTGYFSVSESVDLGFPLRNGVYIVGHGGSNPLINYHNTNNRQRYALDISKINAYGTRAKGLYPKQLKSYAVYGDTVYSPCKGKIQKTVSNLADYTPPKRNKEHPAGNHVIIKCDEVRIFLAHLMQRSIVVDSGNVINQDVPIGRVGNSGNTSEPHLHIHAVQNEKGIPITFNGRFLVRNSLIWR; from the coding sequence ATGAGCAATTTAAGTCTTTTAACAACGCAACTAATACTTCCTCTTCTCTTCATTTTATGGCTCTGGGGCCGCAGGCATTCAAGTCGGACCCATTGGGTACTGCAAGTTCTTGCCACTACATCGGTAGTATCTTTTTCTCTTGTTGTAGGAGCACAAGCTTGGACGAGTATTTACATAGGTAGCCTTTGGTTAATCTTGCTAATTGTTGCTTTTTTAAAATCATTTTTTAGGCTGTCTGAAAACTGGAAGGCCTTCAAATTAGGCGAAGGGTGGGAAGAAAAAATTTTTACAGTCACAAATATTTTAATTTGCATAATCTTTTTACCGTTGAACATCTATGCCTTTACAGGTTATTTCTCAGTTTCAGAATCGGTAGATTTAGGTTTCCCATTAAGAAACGGAGTTTATATTGTAGGTCACGGAGGTAGTAATCCATTAATCAACTATCATAATACAAATAATAGACAGCGGTATGCTCTTGATATCTCCAAGATCAATGCCTACGGAACTCGAGCTAAGGGCCTTTATCCCAAACAACTTAAATCGTATGCCGTTTATGGAGACACCGTTTATAGTCCATGTAAGGGAAAAATACAAAAAACGGTTTCCAATTTGGCAGACTATACGCCCCCAAAGCGTAATAAAGAGCATCCTGCTGGGAATCATGTTATTATTAAATGCGATGAAGTTCGCATTTTCTTAGCGCATTTGATGCAAAGAAGTATTGTTGTAGATAGCGGAAATGTGATCAATCAGGATGTTCCAATCGGACGTGTAGGAAATTCGGGAAACACATCAGAGCCTCATTTGCATATTCACGCCGTCCAAAACGAAAAAGGCATCCCCATTACTTTCAATGGCCGGTTTCTGGTTAGAAATAGTCTTATATGGAGGTAA
- a CDS encoding flavin monoamine oxidase family protein, with product MKTSNIVIIGGGFSGLLIAYLLQKEGLRPQIIEARNRLGGRIYTLRSDDEPPIEMGATWLGKKHRHLLDLLDDLGIDIYQQYMGDKGYYEPMSVSPPQLVDLPPNEEPSYRIAGGTDNVIQTLEEGLDQRQIHIDQAVQTIRQTDTKLVIETENDLFKADVAISTLPPKLLVDNVDFSPSLPEELTHIASQTHTWMAESIKVALTFDEPFWRNTDSSGTIFSNVGPVSEMYDHSTDNQYALKGFMNNDYQAVSREERKQLVIEQLRRFYGGKVDSYQSYRELVWQKEPFSYSNYEQPIVPHQHNGHAIFQKAFLDKRLLIAGSETATEFPGYMDGVVESAHRAVRQLKQSLSSL from the coding sequence ATGAAAACTTCTAATATTGTCATTATCGGAGGCGGCTTTTCTGGTCTGCTCATCGCTTATTTACTCCAAAAAGAAGGATTAAGACCTCAAATTATAGAAGCAAGAAATCGGCTGGGGGGACGTATATATACATTGAGATCAGATGATGAACCTCCCATAGAGATGGGAGCTACTTGGCTGGGGAAAAAGCATCGTCATTTACTGGATTTATTAGATGATCTAGGTATCGATATTTACCAGCAATATATGGGAGACAAAGGATACTACGAGCCTATGTCAGTTTCACCGCCACAGCTTGTTGATTTACCACCAAACGAAGAACCGAGTTACCGAATTGCAGGTGGAACGGACAACGTAATCCAAACATTGGAAGAGGGGCTTGACCAAAGACAAATTCATATAGACCAAGCGGTACAAACCATTCGGCAAACCGATACAAAGTTAGTAATTGAGACAGAAAATGACCTTTTCAAGGCTGATGTCGCAATTAGCACACTCCCACCTAAACTTTTGGTCGATAATGTTGATTTTTCTCCTTCTCTACCTGAGGAGCTTACGCATATTGCCTCCCAAACACATACCTGGATGGCGGAATCCATCAAAGTCGCTCTCACCTTTGATGAACCTTTTTGGCGAAATACAGATTCAAGCGGGACGATCTTTAGCAATGTGGGCCCTGTTAGTGAAATGTATGATCACTCAACTGATAACCAATACGCCTTAAAGGGATTTATGAATAATGATTATCAAGCTGTATCTCGTGAAGAGCGAAAGCAATTAGTCATTGAACAACTCCGCCGATTCTACGGCGGGAAGGTTGACAGCTACCAATCATATCGGGAATTGGTTTGGCAAAAAGAGCCCTTTTCCTACAGCAATTACGAACAACCTATTGTACCACATCAACACAACGGTCACGCCATATTCCAAAAAGCTTTTCTTGATAAACGGTTACTCATTGCAGGATCAGAAACCGCAACAGAATTTCCAGGTTATATGGATGGCGTGGTTGAAAGTGCTCACCGTGCTGTCCGTCAACTTAAACAATCTCTTTCCAGCTTATAA
- a CDS encoding APC family permease — MPSKDKLSLFDACGMAIGGMVGGGIFAVLGEAMMTSGNAAFISLGIGGILALITGLVYGKLTIKFDEAGGSFIFMEHITSFRFAGTISWFLILGYVFTISLYAYTFGSYAGRLLGFGSGPNFWLGSTVVIFITILNLSGVRESGISEDLLVYTKIVILAGLIGIGFMTVHPDKIYPIVNQGVGNIIQAGALVFVAYEGFQLLTYDYNTIENHKTNLPRAIIISITAVICIYMLIAFVITGSLTPSIIAEHKETALAMLAKPVLGQTGIIIVLVAAVFSTASAILATIFAISRLAKRIADDGQLPDQLTDLKRAGMPVYFALLIAVLAIVVQFYGNLEQITAFSSLVFLFVFSIVNFMGYKYEVFEGWKRFLPISGSLGCAFAMSILIYDIYSSEPTTLYVVIGISTALLLLREAYIWLHSGYKGANN; from the coding sequence ATGCCCTCTAAAGATAAGCTGTCACTATTTGACGCTTGTGGAATGGCCATTGGTGGGATGGTCGGCGGAGGTATTTTTGCCGTACTGGGAGAGGCTATGATGACTTCCGGGAATGCAGCATTCATCAGTCTGGGGATTGGAGGAATATTGGCCTTGATTACGGGTCTCGTTTACGGCAAGCTTACGATCAAATTTGATGAGGCGGGCGGGAGTTTCATTTTTATGGAACATATTACCAGTTTCCGTTTTGCCGGGACAATTAGCTGGTTTTTAATATTAGGTTATGTATTTACAATTAGCCTGTATGCCTACACTTTCGGGTCCTATGCTGGTCGCCTTTTGGGCTTTGGTTCCGGTCCGAACTTCTGGTTGGGTAGCACCGTAGTAATATTCATAACTATTCTTAATTTATCGGGTGTCCGGGAGTCGGGAATCTCGGAAGACCTTCTCGTTTACACCAAGATAGTCATCCTGGCCGGTTTGATTGGTATTGGATTTATGACAGTCCACCCGGATAAGATCTATCCCATTGTCAATCAAGGTGTCGGTAATATCATACAGGCTGGAGCACTGGTTTTTGTAGCCTATGAAGGATTTCAATTGTTGACATATGACTATAATACCATAGAAAATCACAAAACTAATCTCCCGAGAGCTATTATCATTTCAATTACGGCCGTTATATGTATCTATATGTTAATAGCATTTGTTATTACGGGTTCATTGACCCCCAGCATTATTGCCGAGCACAAAGAGACGGCTTTGGCGATGCTGGCCAAGCCCGTATTGGGACAGACAGGCATTATAATCGTTTTGGTTGCGGCTGTCTTCTCAACAGCATCTGCAATATTGGCTACCATCTTTGCCATCTCAAGACTAGCCAAGCGAATCGCCGATGACGGGCAACTTCCTGATCAACTGACTGACCTGAAGCGAGCGGGGATGCCGGTATATTTCGCCCTGCTTATAGCAGTACTGGCGATCGTAGTACAATTTTATGGGAATCTCGAACAGATAACCGCCTTTTCGAGCCTGGTATTTCTCTTCGTGTTTTCCATTGTTAATTTTATGGGTTACAAATACGAGGTATTTGAAGGATGGAAACGATTTCTTCCAATATCAGGATCTCTGGGTTGTGCCTTCGCAATGAGTATTTTGATCTATGACATTTACAGTTCCGAGCCGACAACTCTTTATGTAGTGATAGGCATTTCTACCGCTCTGTTACTGTTAAGAGAGGCTTATATCTGGTTGCATTCCGGCTATAAAGGAGCAAATAACTAA
- a CDS encoding aminoacyltransferase: MSNRDKYIDKLTEKLKEWDAELDKLEAKADQSKGEVEDDIKKQINELKKKRKEVSKQLDSVKDASDDAWEDLKDGLDESWDALSSAFEKAKSRFN, translated from the coding sequence ATGAGTAACAGAGACAAATATATTGACAAGCTTACAGAAAAACTTAAAGAATGGGATGCCGAACTTGATAAGCTTGAAGCCAAGGCTGACCAGTCCAAAGGTGAAGTAGAAGACGATATCAAAAAACAGATTAACGAGCTCAAGAAAAAAAGAAAAGAAGTTTCAAAGCAGTTAGATTCTGTAAAGGATGCATCTGATGATGCCTGGGAAGACTTAAAAGATGGATTAGACGAAAGCTGGGATGCTCTGTCATCGGCTTTTGAGAAAGCTAAATCTCGGTTCAACTGA